One bacterium genomic window, GCGGGGCAGGAAAAAAGTCGTCGAGGCATTGGGCGAAAGCGCGATGTTGATGAAGGAGGGCGAGAGCTTGGAGTTCGCCGAAGCCACCGTGAGGTCGCAGGCCAAGGCCAGGCCGAAGCCGGCGGCATAAGCCGGGCCGCGGACCGCCCCGATCACAATCTGGGGCATCTCGGCGATCTTGGCGATGGCCCGGTTGAGGGCCCGGGAAATCCGGCGGAAAGCCCGGGCGCTGGTCGGCAGATTATCCTGGAAGAGCTTGATGTCGCCGCCGGCCGAAAAGGCCTCGCCGGCGCCGCGCAAAACCACGACCTTCACGTTTTTGTCCCGAGCCGCCCGCGCGAGCGCCGGGTGGATCGCCTCGGCCAGCGCGAAGTCGAGGGCGTTCCGGCTTTCCGGCCGGTTGAGGGTCAGGATCCGGCAAAGGCCCTCGTCCGTTTCGAGAATCAATTGGTCCTTCATGGCTCCCTCTGCTATAGTCGGCGCTCGAATTTATCCTCAAATAGGAGTGTGTTGGTTATGAAATTTTCGGTGGAAAGTCGACCTTCTTCCTTGGGCCGCGGCGACCTCCTGGTCTTGCCCTATCTCGATGAAAAGGCCCTCAATCATCCGGCGGCCAAGGCCTTGGCCAAGAAAATCGGAACCGAGCCGGCGCGGCTTTTGACCAAGGAAGGCTTCAAGGGCGAGGCCGGCGACTCGCGGCTCTTCGCGGCCCACGGCAAGGTGCCCTTCGACTATGTCTTGGTGATGGGCATGGGTAAGAAGAAAAAGCTCAACCTCGAGACCTTCCGTAAGGTCGCTTCCAAGACCGCCCAGGCGGCCGAGAAGCTGAAATCGAAAAGGGTCGTTTCGCTGGTGCCGCTGGCGGCCGATGGAACCTTCGGCGCCGAGGACTTGGGCCAGGCCCTGGCCGAAGGCAGCGTCCTCGGCCTCTACCGCTTTGAAAAATACAAGAGCAAGAAGGACAAAGCTTCGAGCCTGAGCGAGATCCGCTACGTCGCCGACTCGGCCAAGAAGGCCAAGTCGTTGGCTCAGGGCCTGAAGCGCGGCGAAACCATCGCCGGCAGCGTGAACTACGCCCGGGATTTGATCAACACGCCGGCTCGGGACAAGCCGCCGGAGTTCCTCGGCCGCGAGGCCAAGAAGATCCGCGGGCTCCGGACCAAGGTCTTCGACCACCGCCAGCTCCGGCGCATGGGTATGGATGCTCTTTACGGCGTCGGC contains:
- a CDS encoding enoyl-CoA hydratase-related protein — translated: MKDQLILETDEGLCRILTLNRPESRNALDFALAEAIHPALARAARDKNVKVVVLRGAGEAFSAGGDIKLFQDNLPTSARAFRRISRALNRAIAKIAEMPQIVIGAVRGPAYAAGFGLALACDLTVASANSKLSPSFINIALSPNASTTFFLPRLIGPKRALEACLLGQVFSAAEAQALGLVNEVWSEKDFEKELARLIEDLVARPTRTLSRTKKVIRASLEQRFGRQLQLERREIAAASESWDFKEGVKAFVEKRKPKFKGK